Proteins encoded within one genomic window of Salipaludibacillus agaradhaerens:
- the isdG gene encoding heme oxygenase, whose translation MIIVTNTSKIKKGDGHKLIERFNKVGKVEFMEGFLGLEVLLTENTHDYDEVAIMTRWESKDHFKNWTTSDAFKESHSKREVPDYILDNHISYHDVKVTRKPLTAVDNTTEQAN comes from the coding sequence ATGATTATTGTGACAAACACATCAAAAATTAAAAAAGGGGATGGACACAAACTGATTGAGCGCTTTAATAAAGTAGGTAAAGTAGAATTTATGGAAGGTTTCCTCGGCTTAGAAGTCTTACTAACAGAAAACACGCACGATTATGATGAAGTGGCCATCATGACACGTTGGGAGTCAAAGGACCATTTTAAAAACTGGACCACTAGCGATGCTTTTAAAGAATCTCACTCAAAACGAGAAGTCCCCGACTATATCCTTGATAATCACATTTCATATCATGACGTAAAAGTGACACGAAAACCCTTGACAGCAGTCGATAATACAACTGAACAAGCTAACTAA
- a CDS encoding ABC transporter ATP-binding protein — protein sequence MDNAIETENLSLSIGSFQLNKLQTSIPSGKMTGIVGPNGSGKSTLLKIIAKLLIQDQGHVTIDSQPSTNLNTKEFARLLAMMPQIKQSVPNLTVKELIAFGRSPYKKWFQTTLNEEDNEVINWAMSVTGTRSHAQRLFHTLSGGEQQKVRIALALAQKTHILLLDEPTTYLDIAHQLDVMEMLEEINRTYQITVVMVLHELQQAAAYCDHLIAMKDGTISDEGPPKTLLNSHFLKKVYNIDARVSFKEEFPTIIPIKRRAIK from the coding sequence ATGGACAATGCTATTGAAACAGAAAATCTTTCACTCTCCATCGGCAGCTTTCAACTTAACAAGTTACAAACTTCCATCCCAAGCGGTAAAATGACGGGCATAGTCGGACCTAACGGCTCGGGAAAATCAACGCTACTTAAAATTATTGCCAAACTGCTCATACAGGATCAAGGTCATGTGACCATTGATTCACAGCCTTCAACAAATCTAAATACAAAAGAATTTGCACGTCTATTAGCGATGATGCCTCAAATAAAACAGTCGGTTCCAAACCTTACAGTAAAAGAACTAATTGCTTTCGGTCGTTCACCGTACAAAAAATGGTTTCAAACCACACTTAATGAAGAGGACAACGAAGTAATCAATTGGGCCATGTCTGTCACCGGGACACGTTCCCATGCTCAGCGTCTATTCCATACTTTATCAGGAGGTGAACAACAAAAAGTACGTATTGCTTTAGCTCTAGCTCAAAAAACACATATCTTATTGTTAGATGAACCTACAACTTATTTAGATATCGCTCACCAATTAGACGTCATGGAGATGTTAGAAGAGATTAATCGTACTTATCAGATCACCGTCGTCATGGTGCTCCATGAGTTGCAACAGGCAGCTGCCTATTGTGACCACTTAATTGCGATGAAAGACGGTACGATTAGTGATGAGGGACCCCCTAAAACACTTCTTAATTCACATTTTTTAAAAAAGGTCTATAACATTGATGCAAGGGTTAGTTTCAAAGAAGAGTTTCCAACTATTATCCCCATCAAGCGAAGGGCAATAAAATAA
- a CDS encoding FecCD family ABC transporter permease — MSIEKRSKRRVIALVAILPLFLLVSLFALISGGVSISHNDIWLAINGAGDPINQTIIMDIRLPRILIGFLVGACLAVAGALLQGVMRNPLADPGIIGVTAGGGFVATITMLALPQFSYLLPLTAFIGAFITSMLIYTLAWDKGASPLKIILAGVAINALIGAGQNGLMVIYSDRVQSVIPWLSGGLNGRSWYHLEFMAPYAVVGLVLSLFAIKPANILQLGDDSAKLLGQKVELQRFLLISLAAFLAGAAVSVAGLIGFVGLVVPHAVRLLIGEDYRYLLPLSACGGAILVVFADTIARSWFDPIELPVGILLAALGAPFFLYLLKKRRLT, encoded by the coding sequence ATGAGTATTGAAAAACGATCCAAACGACGAGTGATAGCTCTTGTTGCCATCTTGCCACTTTTTCTATTAGTCTCATTATTTGCTCTCATCTCCGGTGGGGTCTCGATTTCCCATAATGATATATGGCTTGCCATAAACGGCGCTGGTGACCCTATTAATCAAACCATTATTATGGATATTAGACTTCCAAGAATACTTATTGGTTTTTTAGTTGGGGCATGTTTAGCTGTAGCAGGCGCTTTACTGCAAGGCGTTATGCGCAACCCATTAGCTGATCCTGGCATTATTGGCGTAACAGCGGGCGGAGGATTTGTTGCAACTATTACGATGCTTGCTCTCCCTCAATTCAGTTATTTATTACCGCTTACTGCATTTATCGGTGCGTTTATCACATCAATGCTTATCTATACCCTTGCTTGGGACAAAGGCGCTTCTCCACTAAAAATCATCTTAGCTGGAGTTGCGATTAATGCTCTCATAGGCGCCGGCCAAAATGGTCTCATGGTCATATATAGTGATCGCGTTCAATCAGTTATTCCTTGGTTGTCTGGTGGCTTAAATGGACGTAGTTGGTATCATTTAGAATTTATGGCCCCTTATGCTGTTGTAGGATTAGTGTTATCACTATTTGCCATAAAACCGGCGAATATACTGCAACTTGGTGATGATTCTGCTAAACTACTAGGCCAAAAAGTAGAATTACAGCGGTTTTTACTTATTTCATTGGCTGCTTTTTTAGCGGGTGCTGCTGTCAGTGTAGCAGGATTAATTGGCTTTGTTGGTCTCGTCGTCCCCCATGCTGTCAGACTATTGATTGGCGAAGATTATCGTTACTTACTCCCACTATCTGCATGTGGAGGCGCAATTCTAGTTGTTTTTGCTGATACAATCGCTCGTTCTTGGTTTGATCCTATTGAACTTCCTGTAGGTATTTTACTTGCAGCACTTGGTGCCCCATTCTTTTTATATTTATTGAAAAAACGGAGGCTAACATGA
- a CDS encoding ABC transporter substrate-binding protein yields MISRVILPLITLIALLTACSESAANNVTPASSEGLYSIDDFAEQTITFQQAPERIAALSNGDMDIIYALGGSLVGRPTTSFDLVIEEAEEVEQIGSTHEIDLEKLTYVQPDVVLGHTQMNAKDVPTIQGLGAQIVLTDAQSVDDIREQVLLFGQMLQKEDEAAQIVETITHKVSEIQSVTHNESVNVLLVYGAPGTYMAALPNSLSGDLLDIAGANNIASDFDRLEAYPQYAQINTERVVEANPDYILIMSHGNSDEVKDGFLKEMEQNAAWSEINAVKNNHIELLPSDLFGTNPGTRVTEALDLLVTLFESASDDS; encoded by the coding sequence ATGATATCACGTGTAATCTTACCACTCATCACACTAATAGCTCTGTTAACAGCCTGTAGTGAGTCCGCTGCTAATAATGTAACACCAGCATCCTCTGAAGGTTTATATTCAATTGATGATTTTGCTGAGCAAACGATTACTTTTCAACAAGCACCTGAACGTATTGCAGCGTTGAGTAATGGCGATATGGATATTATTTATGCCCTCGGTGGAAGCTTAGTAGGCAGACCAACTACTTCCTTTGACTTAGTGATTGAAGAAGCAGAAGAGGTGGAACAAATTGGTTCTACGCATGAAATTGACTTAGAGAAATTGACGTATGTGCAACCAGATGTGGTTCTTGGCCATACGCAAATGAACGCCAAAGACGTTCCAACTATACAAGGATTAGGTGCTCAAATTGTTTTAACTGATGCTCAATCAGTAGACGATATTAGAGAACAAGTACTTTTATTTGGCCAGATGCTTCAAAAAGAGGACGAAGCAGCACAAATAGTTGAAACCATTACACATAAGGTATCAGAGATTCAGAGCGTCACTCATAATGAAAGTGTCAACGTCTTACTTGTATATGGTGCTCCTGGTACATACATGGCTGCTTTACCAAATTCACTGAGCGGCGATCTTCTTGACATTGCTGGAGCTAATAACATTGCTAGTGATTTTGACCGATTGGAAGCCTATCCTCAATATGCACAAATCAATACTGAACGTGTGGTAGAAGCGAATCCTGATTACATCTTAATCATGAGTCATGGTAACTCTGATGAAGTGAAAGATGGATTTTTAAAGGAAATGGAACAAAATGCTGCTTGGAGCGAGATCAATGCTGTAAAAAACAACCATATAGAGCTTTTGCCATCTGACCTTTTCGGTACTAACCCAGGTACACGTGTTACGGAAGCGCTCGATTTACTCGTTACCCTATTTGAATCAGCGTCTGATGACTCATGA
- a CDS encoding YrzI family small protein: MLFHILYFTITIKRRRYTNKETEREQRINECLERKRRFEDKYYEFFRNM; this comes from the coding sequence ATGCTTTTTCATATTCTTTATTTTACAATTACTATTAAGCGAAGACGTTATACAAACAAAGAAACAGAACGCGAGCAGAGGATAAATGAATGTCTTGAAAGGAAGCGACGCTTCGAAGACAAGTATTATGAATTTTTTAGAAATATGTAA
- a CDS encoding HAD family hydrolase has translation MNNVIEKRVYIFDLDGTLYEGSDHFDFYADRLLADVTEEFKEAFQQDYINMKDGRHNVMIGKAYDVIRDIVITVDPMTLQAIEAKTWEGKVRPDMLSYYGDSPLTFDFKNIVAIGDGWWLPFACAKHYGVKDCYPHYLETKAYMVSDSFNLQKIFGLKTFLKELKQNHPLVLMTNSDKEDVLRLLNELDLKGIFDHIISSAKKPTLTSQLFEALKKQYELPFQQLVSVGDNFINEIAPALMLDMKAVYISSHPHQTSHANLWHVQQISEWINSDWEIYK, from the coding sequence ATGAATAATGTGATAGAAAAGAGAGTATACATATTTGATCTTGATGGCACGTTGTACGAAGGTTCTGATCATTTCGATTTTTATGCAGATAGACTGTTAGCAGACGTCACCGAAGAATTTAAAGAAGCTTTTCAACAAGATTACATTAATATGAAAGATGGTCGGCATAATGTGATGATCGGTAAAGCATATGATGTGATAAGAGATATTGTCATAACCGTTGATCCCATGACACTCCAAGCAATTGAAGCAAAAACATGGGAAGGTAAAGTTAGACCAGATATGTTGTCTTACTATGGGGACTCACCTCTCACCTTTGACTTTAAAAATATAGTGGCTATAGGTGATGGTTGGTGGTTGCCATTTGCTTGTGCAAAACATTATGGGGTGAAAGATTGCTACCCTCATTATTTGGAAACAAAGGCGTATATGGTGAGTGATTCCTTTAACCTACAGAAAATTTTTGGCCTGAAAACATTTCTAAAAGAATTGAAACAAAATCATCCTCTTGTTCTTATGACGAACAGTGATAAAGAAGATGTGCTTAGATTACTAAATGAATTAGACTTAAAAGGTATATTTGATCATATTATTTCATCTGCGAAAAAACCAACGTTAACGAGCCAGTTGTTTGAAGCATTAAAAAAGCAATATGAGCTTCCTTTTCAACAACTTGTATCTGTAGGGGATAATTTTATAAATGAGATTGCTCCGGCATTGATGCTTGACATGAAAGCAGTCTACATTTCCAGTCACCCGCATCAGACTTCTCATGCTAATTTATGGCATGTACAGCAAATAAGTGAATGGATCAATTCAGATTGGGAAATATATAAATGA
- the ald gene encoding alanine dehydrogenase: MKIGVPKEIKNNENRVALTPAGVLTLNQAGHSVMIETTAGIGSGFTDDDYLAAGAKIYDDPSLLWAHSDMIMKVKEPLTSEYEYFREGLILFTYLHLAAVPPLANALTEKKVTAVAYETVEINRTLPLLTPMSEVAGRMASQIGAQFLEKPKGGSGVLLSGIPGVKRGKVTVIGGGVVGTNAAKIAMGLGADVTIMDLSPERLRQLDDIFGTEINTLMSNPLTIAEAVKESDLVIGAVLIPGAKAPKLVTEDMVKEMKPGSVIVDVAIDQGGIVETVDKITTHDSPTYTKYDVVHYAVANMPGAVPRTSTIGLTNVTVPYALQIANYGLPHALKSNPALVKGVNTASGFVTYEAVARDLNYPYIPVEEALNM, from the coding sequence ATGAAAATTGGGGTACCTAAAGAGATTAAAAATAACGAAAATCGTGTGGCTCTCACACCAGCAGGGGTTTTAACTCTTAACCAAGCGGGCCATTCAGTCATGATTGAGACAACAGCAGGTATAGGAAGTGGATTTACAGATGATGATTACCTCGCTGCCGGAGCAAAAATATACGATGACCCTTCACTTTTATGGGCTCACTCCGATATGATTATGAAAGTGAAAGAACCATTGACATCTGAATACGAGTATTTTAGAGAAGGACTTATCCTTTTTACATATTTACATTTAGCTGCTGTCCCTCCTTTAGCAAACGCTCTTACAGAAAAAAAGGTGACAGCTGTTGCCTATGAAACCGTCGAAATAAACAGAACATTACCGCTACTTACTCCAATGAGTGAAGTTGCTGGTCGAATGGCTTCCCAAATTGGTGCGCAATTTCTTGAAAAACCAAAAGGAGGAAGCGGCGTTTTACTATCAGGTATACCTGGGGTTAAGCGAGGTAAAGTCACTGTCATTGGCGGGGGAGTAGTTGGAACGAATGCAGCAAAAATAGCAATGGGACTTGGTGCTGATGTCACTATTATGGACTTAAGCCCCGAAAGACTTCGACAATTAGATGATATTTTTGGAACTGAAATTAATACTCTCATGAGTAACCCGTTAACGATTGCAGAAGCCGTGAAAGAATCCGATCTTGTTATTGGAGCTGTTCTAATTCCAGGTGCTAAAGCACCGAAGTTAGTGACTGAGGATATGGTGAAAGAAATGAAGCCAGGATCAGTGATAGTTGATGTCGCTATTGACCAAGGTGGGATTGTTGAAACAGTCGATAAAATAACCACACATGACTCTCCTACTTATACAAAGTACGATGTGGTTCATTATGCTGTTGCTAATATGCCTGGCGCCGTTCCGCGCACATCCACCATTGGGCTAACTAATGTGACAGTTCCCTATGCTTTACAAATTGCTAATTATGGTCTACCTCACGCTCTTAAAAGTAACCCTGCTCTAGTAAAAGGCGTTAATACCGCAAGTGGCTTTGTCACTTATGAAGCTGTTGCCCGAGATCTAAACTATCCATATATACCGGTTGAAGAAGCCCTTAATATGTAA
- a CDS encoding KTSC domain-containing protein produces MEFTEFPQGYFRSIGYDELEKQLHVRLEDERYLIFYEVDQIDYVGLMSSNDMQEFFHGRIEDRYPARTITN; encoded by the coding sequence ATGGAATTTACTGAATTTCCTCAAGGGTACTTTCGTTCTATCGGGTATGATGAGTTAGAGAAACAACTTCACGTCCGATTGGAAGATGAGCGTTATTTAATCTTTTACGAAGTCGATCAAATTGATTACGTTGGCTTAATGTCATCTAATGATATGCAGGAATTCTTCCATGGAAGAATTGAAGACAGGTATCCAGCTCGGACAATTACAAATTAA
- a CDS encoding putative bifunctional diguanylate cyclase/phosphodiesterase — MSKQLNKKKVPSISQKWLALFNKEEEDQCIEKDEDILPYCLKQAIEEVALIVLTDFSGRIVYMSDELLTKLDYLWRDVDGNHYINLIDTASMEENVRKSLHDVLHDGKKRTIETVHRKKDGTSVIFDTTFLPLPQSKPSHDQLFLILHQDTTLLNKAEELINDLVTLDLATGLRNRKQFDQDLANYVRETENSRKQIAILFLDLDRFKFYNDTLGHVTGDKLIEAISKELKLFENNDVSVYRYDGDEFTVLINESNIGDSGMELAKAILNRFLKPFVVKGNELFITASIGIARCPETGTTASQLVQQAEAAMHYAKERGKGDYQLYFPSLKTHHTEKLLIETRLREALGSNSFTLSYQPQIDLKSKQVVGVEALIRWEDNVLGKVSPVEFIPVAEETGLIVQIGDWVLQEACHQAKIWYDQGFHLRIGVNISPIQFQRPDFVEKVNGVLQETDLPPKYLDLEITENDLLYNRDECYKTLKRLKESGIKISIDDFGTGYSSLSYLRRFPIDTLKIDKSFIKEVIQNINDQAIVTSIIQLAHNMNMRVIAEGVETSDMVAFLNDRECDEMQGFLYSMPLKKEDVIPFINNTEPQKVL, encoded by the coding sequence ATGAGTAAACAGCTAAATAAAAAGAAGGTGCCTTCTATCAGTCAAAAATGGCTAGCATTATTTAATAAAGAAGAGGAAGACCAATGTATAGAGAAAGATGAGGATATTTTACCTTATTGTTTAAAGCAAGCAATTGAAGAAGTCGCTTTAATTGTTCTTACAGATTTCAGTGGACGAATTGTATATATGAGTGACGAGTTATTGACAAAACTAGACTATCTATGGCGTGACGTGGATGGAAATCACTATATTAATCTTATTGATACTGCCTCAATGGAAGAAAATGTCAGAAAAAGCCTCCATGACGTGTTGCATGATGGTAAGAAAAGAACTATAGAGACGGTTCATCGAAAGAAAGACGGGACATCGGTTATTTTTGATACGACGTTCTTACCTCTTCCACAAAGTAAGCCTTCTCATGATCAACTTTTTTTAATATTACATCAAGATACGACATTGTTGAATAAAGCAGAAGAATTGATAAATGATTTAGTTACTTTAGATTTGGCCACAGGATTGAGAAATCGTAAGCAATTTGATCAAGACTTAGCTAATTATGTTAGAGAAACTGAAAATTCTAGGAAACAAATAGCAATCCTTTTCTTGGATCTAGACCGTTTTAAGTTTTATAATGATACGCTTGGCCATGTAACAGGGGACAAACTGATTGAAGCTATTTCTAAAGAGTTGAAGCTTTTTGAGAATAATGACGTCTCCGTTTACCGTTATGATGGGGATGAATTCACCGTTTTAATTAATGAATCTAACATAGGCGATAGTGGTATGGAGCTTGCTAAAGCCATTTTAAATAGGTTTTTAAAACCCTTTGTTGTTAAGGGGAATGAATTATTTATCACAGCCTCAATTGGGATCGCTCGGTGTCCAGAAACAGGAACGACCGCTAGCCAATTAGTGCAGCAAGCTGAGGCTGCCATGCATTATGCGAAAGAGCGAGGGAAAGGTGACTATCAACTTTATTTTCCATCTTTAAAAACGCATCATACTGAGAAGCTGCTCATAGAAACACGACTTCGGGAAGCATTGGGAAGTAATTCATTTACTCTTTCTTATCAGCCTCAGATCGACCTTAAAAGTAAACAAGTAGTAGGGGTTGAAGCACTCATACGATGGGAAGATAACGTGTTAGGTAAGGTATCACCAGTAGAGTTTATCCCCGTTGCTGAAGAGACAGGTCTTATCGTCCAAATAGGAGATTGGGTCTTGCAAGAGGCATGTCATCAGGCAAAGATTTGGTATGATCAAGGGTTTCATCTCCGAATAGGTGTAAATATTTCTCCCATTCAGTTTCAAAGGCCTGATTTCGTTGAAAAGGTCAATGGGGTATTGCAAGAAACGGATCTCCCTCCCAAATATTTAGACTTAGAGATAACGGAAAATGACCTTCTTTATAATCGTGACGAATGCTATAAAACGCTTAAGCGTTTAAAAGAGTCAGGTATAAAAATCTCGATCGATGATTTTGGAACTGGATATAGTTCTCTAAGCTATTTAAGACGTTTTCCTATTGACACTTTAAAGATTGATAAATCATTTATTAAAGAAGTGATTCAAAATATAAATGACCAGGCTATTGTCACGTCCATCATCCAATTGGCACATAATATGAATATGCGTGTCATTGCCGAGGGCGTGGAAACGTCAGACATGGTAGCTTTTTTAAATGATAGAGAGTGTGATGAAATGCAAGGCTTTTTATATAGTATGCCCCTTAAGAAAGAGGATGTTATACCGTTTATAAATAACACAGAACCTCAGAAGGTGCTTTAA
- a CDS encoding disulfide oxidoreductase, protein MTAAKKVEYLLLGAWGMALIATLGSLYFSEIQRYVACELCWVQRIFMYPLVVTLGIAAVKKDAKQAYYTLPLTVIGMGVSLYHYSVQKLSFLAEAGEACGYIPCNYEYINVFGFITIPFLALTAFTIISILMIMTIKTTRSDK, encoded by the coding sequence TTGACTGCTGCAAAAAAGGTTGAGTATCTACTTTTAGGAGCTTGGGGAATGGCTTTAATCGCGACACTAGGCTCTTTATATTTTTCTGAAATTCAGCGATACGTAGCATGTGAATTATGCTGGGTACAACGTATATTTATGTATCCGTTAGTTGTTACGCTCGGTATTGCAGCTGTCAAAAAAGATGCTAAGCAAGCGTATTATACGTTGCCATTGACAGTGATTGGAATGGGGGTTTCTTTATATCATTATTCTGTACAAAAGCTATCCTTTTTAGCTGAGGCAGGGGAAGCATGTGGTTATATCCCATGTAATTATGAATACATCAATGTTTTTGGCTTTATCACAATTCCATTTCTTGCTTTAACAGCTTTTACTATTATTTCTATCCTCATGATTATGACGATTAAAACTACAAGGAGTGACAAATAA
- a CDS encoding thioredoxin family protein, with the protein MKKLIIFGSIIVVLFGAIGFLTHYQNTQTAQGNPFGKKTLHNETVEQLDDPLYQNIILPDELEDKLANGEDATIYFYSGRCEYCNLATPILVPKAEEMGVDLQLFNLLEFEEGRNDYNIRATPMVVHYENGEEVARVEGKLEAEGYERFFEEVVLTD; encoded by the coding sequence ATGAAAAAACTCATTATTTTTGGGAGTATTATTGTGGTGTTATTTGGTGCTATCGGTTTTCTAACGCATTATCAAAACACCCAGACAGCTCAAGGCAACCCGTTTGGAAAGAAGACTCTTCATAATGAAACAGTTGAGCAATTGGATGATCCTCTGTATCAAAATATTATTCTCCCAGATGAATTAGAGGACAAGCTTGCTAATGGCGAAGATGCGACTATTTATTTTTATAGTGGGCGATGTGAATACTGTAATTTAGCTACGCCAATACTCGTCCCTAAGGCAGAAGAAATGGGTGTAGACTTACAATTATTTAACCTGTTAGAATTCGAAGAAGGTAGGAATGACTATAATATTCGAGCGACACCTATGGTTGTTCATTATGAAAATGGAGAGGAAGTAGCCCGGGTAGAAGGTAAGCTAGAGGCAGAGGGCTATGAACGTTTCTTTGAAGAAGTTGTTTTAACAGATTAA
- a CDS encoding TetR/AcrR family transcriptional regulator produces MDDLRRKKGIETKKRIRIATTTILAQEGMSGLSAKKIADEAGISKSNLFHHFRSLDDILIDLFESITSETAHTLSNFEFETLEEFFHMLGELTLQLSVEKEETFIAMFHYFNFALTNPDYKVRIDKLKQHLINIFSDYIRSIEPISHAALTNIAESIVITLDAFGMHYSLDRNKEKFLHQWHIQSDFYCHYLRNT; encoded by the coding sequence ATGGACGACTTAAGAAGAAAAAAAGGTATAGAAACGAAAAAACGTATACGTATTGCCACCACTACTATCCTTGCACAAGAAGGTATGTCTGGTTTAAGTGCCAAAAAAATAGCAGACGAAGCTGGCATTAGCAAAAGCAATTTATTTCATCACTTTCGTTCCCTAGATGACATATTAATTGATCTTTTTGAAAGCATTACTTCAGAAACAGCACACACCTTATCCAATTTTGAATTTGAAACATTAGAGGAATTCTTTCATATGTTAGGTGAATTAACCCTTCAACTTTCAGTGGAAAAAGAGGAGACTTTCATCGCTATGTTTCATTACTTTAATTTTGCATTGACCAATCCTGATTATAAGGTTCGGATAGATAAACTAAAGCAACATCTAATCAACATCTTCAGTGATTATATCCGTTCAATAGAGCCAATATCACATGCGGCATTAACAAACATTGCAGAAAGCATTGTCATTACACTTGATGCATTTGGTATGCATTATTCATTAGACCGTAATAAAGAAAAATTTTTGCACCAATGGCACATACAATCAGATTTCTATTGTCACTATTTAAGGAACACTTAA
- a CDS encoding GNAT family N-acetyltransferase produces MVKISRHNFKASSTLLGTAFSNDPLFTYLFASHSKADITKFFHFVLTYQQIKEQLIIGKKENDLLQGLACVEKPQATKTIKSVLIQIKLFLLILQLTFQVKWRAFKKINYYMKMISARRPTERHHYLVCIGVNHKEQGKGVGKCLLDAIHEIVDHDPLTTGIALDTENEDNIAFYRSFGYQLISEDRLGEIMIYTMFRSKKSVNK; encoded by the coding sequence ATGGTTAAAATTAGCAGGCATAATTTTAAAGCGTCTAGTACATTATTAGGAACAGCCTTTTCAAATGACCCTTTATTCACCTATTTATTTGCAAGTCATTCAAAAGCAGATATCACTAAGTTTTTTCATTTCGTTTTAACATATCAGCAAATAAAGGAACAGTTAATCATAGGTAAAAAAGAAAATGATCTTTTGCAAGGCTTAGCATGCGTTGAAAAACCACAAGCGACAAAAACTATTAAGTCAGTTTTAATACAAATAAAGTTATTTTTGCTTATCTTGCAATTGACTTTTCAGGTAAAGTGGAGGGCATTCAAAAAAATCAATTACTATATGAAAATGATAAGTGCCCGACGTCCAACAGAGCGGCATCATTATTTAGTTTGTATTGGAGTGAATCATAAAGAACAAGGAAAAGGGGTAGGAAAGTGTCTACTTGATGCCATTCATGAGATAGTTGATCATGATCCTTTAACAACAGGGATTGCACTTGATACAGAGAATGAAGATAATATCGCCTTTTATAGATCGTTCGGCTATCAATTGATAAGTGAGGATAGACTGGGCGAAATAATGATCTATACAATGTTCAGAAGTAAAAAGAGTGTTAACAAGTAG
- a CDS encoding MarR family winged helix-turn-helix transcriptional regulator, translated as MNHLNDVFDEIEKYLVDINLRLNYEFNSEFANKQMSKNQQLILYLIGVNGINHVKDLAYYMNLSASAISQMITKMEQMHLVTREIDTTNRRSTILKLGSEGEALLEELQDKRRKIAAKYLTKMDENHLVNIRDALKHVNDIIYKAQEEDSK; from the coding sequence ATGAATCATTTAAATGACGTGTTTGATGAAATTGAAAAATATCTTGTGGATATTAATTTGAGACTTAATTATGAATTCAATTCAGAGTTTGCAAACAAACAAATGTCAAAGAACCAACAGCTAATACTTTATTTAATTGGTGTCAATGGCATTAATCATGTCAAAGACTTAGCTTATTACATGAATTTGTCTGCTAGTGCCATCAGCCAAATGATAACAAAAATGGAGCAGATGCATTTAGTAACAAGAGAAATTGATACAACTAATAGGCGGAGTACTATACTTAAATTAGGAAGTGAAGGTGAAGCACTACTCGAAGAACTTCAAGATAAACGTAGAAAGATAGCGGCTAAATATTTAACGAAAATGGATGAAAATCATTTAGTAAATATTAGGGATGCTCTGAAACATGTAAATGACATTATATATAAAGCACAGGAGGAGGATTCCAAATGA